A portion of the Rhodanobacter sp. AS-Z3 genome contains these proteins:
- a CDS encoding M15 family metallopeptidase, with product MLGAGSSHAQQPITLSPAKTAEQANLTDIRALVPDIAEDIKYAGSDNFMGVPADGYLAPKCLLLRPVAEALARVEHELRAQHLRLKIWDCYRPARAVANFVRWAHDLPDQRTKAQHYPSLDKSKLLGDYIAPVSGHSRGATVDLTLQRCRDDGTHCLSLDMGTEFDFFDVRAHTDVAGISAVPLANRHLLRDAMAREGFRNYPLEWWHYTVSPEPTPHTIYDVPVQ from the coding sequence ATGCTTGGTGCAGGTAGCAGCCACGCGCAGCAACCGATCACCTTGTCGCCGGCCAAGACCGCCGAACAAGCCAACCTGACAGACATCCGTGCGCTGGTGCCGGACATCGCCGAGGACATCAAATACGCCGGCAGCGACAATTTCATGGGCGTTCCAGCGGACGGCTATCTCGCACCGAAATGCCTGTTGCTGCGTCCGGTGGCTGAAGCCCTGGCACGAGTCGAACACGAGCTGCGCGCGCAGCATTTGCGCCTGAAGATATGGGACTGCTATCGACCCGCCCGCGCGGTAGCCAATTTCGTGCGCTGGGCACACGATCTGCCAGACCAGCGTACGAAGGCGCAGCATTACCCAAGCCTCGACAAATCGAAGTTGCTCGGCGACTACATCGCACCCGTTTCCGGTCACAGCCGCGGCGCCACCGTCGACCTCACCCTGCAACGCTGCAGGGACGATGGAACGCACTGCCTGTCACTCGACATGGGCACCGAGTTTGATTTCTTCGACGTGCGCGCGCATACCGATGTTGCCGGCATCAGCGCCGTGCCACTGGCCAATCGCCACCTTCTGCGGGATGCGATGGCGCGCGAGGGCTTCCGCAACTATCCGCTGGAGTGGTGGCACTACACCGTGTCGCCGGAGCCCACGCCACATACGATCTACGATGTCCCGGTGCAATGA
- a CDS encoding serine hydrolase: MPNVRKSHVLLAGALALVGTLSHAASTRATNPTYDKIVDATVARYHLPGIAVGVIENGKLVYTRTAGETIAGSGQPINSETLFKIASNSKAMTTALLGRLVDQRKLHWDDPVTKYLPQFQMHGPWVTANMRVADLLTHSSGLPEGGGDLMLWPEPNAFTRADIIHGLRFIKPGYSFRSQYQYDNLLYVVAGEVAAAAGGASYETLMHREVFAPLGLDRCQVGTWNRDTVGNVAEPHRLIDGHNVAIDQDGAQIPAITSAPAGGIRCDLTDMLRWAQNWLVPTPTQLDWLSAAQRRMLQAPHMLIPVSAQRRTWDNSHVMAYGYGWRMADADGQWTVWHTGTLNGMYSMLALLPDQKSGFVFMINGEAEDARTVLGEVLMKHFTAPTDTRDVGWYADALEQQARQRPASASMPDTTAMQSAPVTEIAAWIGRYRDPWLGDISLCPRDGKLRFSATKSPRLTGTVMRLGDRYMVHWDDSADLDAWLDFLAASNGKPATLRMAKLDPQGDFSSDYEDLDFQRVGICNP; this comes from the coding sequence ATGCCGAACGTCCGTAAGTCGCACGTGCTGCTGGCCGGCGCACTCGCGCTGGTCGGCACACTCAGCCACGCAGCTTCAACACGCGCGACCAACCCCACCTACGACAAGATCGTCGACGCCACCGTCGCCCGCTATCACCTGCCGGGCATCGCCGTCGGCGTGATCGAGAACGGCAAGCTCGTCTACACGCGTACCGCCGGCGAAACCATCGCCGGCTCGGGCCAGCCGATCAACTCCGAGACGCTGTTCAAGATCGCCTCCAACAGCAAGGCGATGACCACCGCCCTGCTCGGCCGCCTCGTTGACCAGCGCAAGTTGCATTGGGACGATCCGGTGACCAAGTACCTGCCGCAGTTCCAGATGCACGGTCCGTGGGTCACCGCGAACATGCGCGTGGCCGACCTGCTCACCCATTCCAGCGGCCTGCCCGAAGGCGGCGGCGACCTGATGCTATGGCCCGAGCCCAATGCGTTCACTCGCGCCGACATCATCCACGGCCTGCGCTTCATCAAACCCGGCTACAGCTTCCGCTCGCAATACCAGTACGACAACCTGCTCTACGTGGTCGCCGGCGAAGTTGCCGCTGCGGCAGGTGGCGCATCGTACGAAACGCTGATGCATCGCGAAGTGTTTGCGCCACTGGGGCTGGATCGCTGTCAGGTTGGTACATGGAACCGCGATACGGTGGGCAACGTGGCCGAGCCACATCGCCTGATCGATGGTCACAACGTGGCCATCGATCAGGATGGAGCGCAGATACCGGCGATCACCTCGGCACCGGCTGGCGGCATCCGCTGCGACCTCACCGACATGCTGCGCTGGGCACAGAACTGGCTGGTGCCGACGCCGACTCAGCTGGACTGGCTCTCGGCAGCGCAACGCCGGATGCTGCAGGCGCCGCACATGCTGATTCCGGTATCCGCGCAGAGGCGCACCTGGGACAACAGCCACGTCATGGCCTACGGCTACGGCTGGCGCATGGCTGACGCCGACGGTCAGTGGACGGTGTGGCACACCGGCACCTTGAATGGCATGTATTCGATGCTCGCCTTGCTGCCCGATCAAAAGAGCGGCTTCGTGTTCATGATCAACGGCGAAGCAGAGGACGCACGCACGGTGCTCGGCGAAGTGTTGATGAAGCATTTCACGGCGCCGACCGATACCCGCGACGTGGGCTGGTATGCGGACGCCCTGGAACAACAGGCTAGGCAGCGACCCGCCTCCGCGTCCATGCCGGACACTACCGCGATGCAGTCAGCCCCTGTCACCGAAATAGCCGCGTGGATTGGCCGGTACCGCGACCCGTGGCTCGGCGATATCTCGCTGTGCCCGCGGGACGGCAAGCTGCGCTTCAGCGCGACGAAATCGCCACGACTCACCGGCACGGTGATGCGGCTGGGTGATCGCTACATGGTCCACTGGGATGACTCGGCCGACCTCGATGCGTGGCTGGATTTTCTTGCAGCCAGCAACGGAAAGCCGGCGACACTGCGCATGGCCAAGCTCGATCCGCAGGGTGATTTCAGCTCCGATTACGAAGACCTCGACTTCCAGCGCGTCGGCATCTGCAATCCATGA
- a CDS encoding dipeptidase: MNSILRFALLAALTASASVSAQPAQDPPITIDSHVDIPFNYMGEQRFDAGRDTRLLVDLGKMERGGLNAAFLVIWVPQHALDAAGYAKAVQQATQKYDGIGHLLMQYPDRIRLATTPAQLMANHKAGLLSATIEIENAYSLGHDLHRLDAAYDRGARSVGLVHVGNNDLCTSSLPDTEHGEPAMNSAGDKGMSAFGQAVVTRANQLGMMVDISHASDNCVRDALKASSAPLIATHSGARAVLDHPRNLPDDLLRAIAAKGGVIDAVAYKEFLKHDPAREAAEKKLQDAIAKQAGEKEYDSDADDYRPEMEAGMAEIQKHYPLATLDDYVKQIRHMVKVAGIDHVGLSSDFDGGGGITGWKDASETRNVTAALRKAGFSEADIGKLWGGNLLRVWAEVERHAERP; the protein is encoded by the coding sequence ATGAACAGCATCCTCCGCTTCGCCCTGCTTGCCGCCCTGACCGCCAGTGCCAGCGTGTCCGCACAGCCCGCACAAGATCCGCCCATCACCATCGACAGTCATGTCGACATCCCGTTCAACTACATGGGTGAGCAGCGCTTCGACGCCGGCCGCGACACCCGCTTGCTGGTCGACCTGGGCAAGATGGAACGCGGCGGATTGAACGCAGCGTTCCTGGTGATCTGGGTGCCGCAACATGCGCTCGACGCGGCCGGTTACGCCAAGGCGGTGCAGCAGGCCACGCAGAAATACGACGGCATCGGTCATTTGCTGATGCAATATCCCGACCGCATCCGCCTCGCCACCACGCCCGCACAGTTGATGGCCAACCACAAGGCCGGGCTGCTTTCGGCCACCATCGAGATCGAGAACGCCTATTCGCTCGGCCACGACCTGCATCGACTCGACGCGGCCTATGATCGCGGCGCGCGTTCGGTGGGCTTGGTCCACGTTGGCAACAATGACTTGTGCACCAGCTCGCTGCCCGATACCGAACACGGCGAGCCGGCCATGAACAGCGCTGGCGACAAAGGCATGAGCGCGTTCGGTCAAGCGGTGGTCACGCGGGCCAACCAGCTCGGCATGATGGTGGACATCTCGCATGCCTCGGACAATTGCGTGCGCGATGCGTTGAAAGCCTCCAGCGCGCCGCTCATCGCCACCCACTCCGGCGCGCGTGCGGTACTCGATCATCCACGCAACCTGCCCGACGACTTGCTGCGCGCCATCGCCGCCAAGGGTGGTGTGATCGATGCCGTCGCCTACAAGGAATTCCTCAAGCACGATCCTGCCCGCGAGGCGGCCGAGAAGAAACTGCAGGACGCCATCGCGAAACAGGCCGGCGAAAAGGAATACGACAGCGACGCCGACGATTATCGCCCCGAGATGGAAGCGGGCATGGCCGAGATCCAGAAGCACTATCCGCTGGCCACACTCGACGACTACGTGAAGCAGATCCGGCACATGGTGAAGGTCGCCGGCATCGACCACGTCGGCCTTTCATCAGACTTCGACGGTGGCGGTGGCATCACCGGCTGGAAAGATGCCAGTGAAACCCGCAATGTCACCGCCGCATTGCGCAAGGCCGGTTTCAGCGAGGCCGACATCGGCAAACTGTGGGGCGGCAACCTGCTACGCGTTTGGGCTGAGGTGGAGCGTCATGCCGAACGTCCGTAA
- a CDS encoding CusA/CzcA family heavy metal efflux RND transporter has protein sequence MPPEETSSRPISLVNRIVAFALQQRMLVLLLAVGLAAAGVWAYNTLPMDAYPNLSPPMVDIVTQWPGHSSEEVERLITVPVELGLNAVPGMVTKRSISLYGLSDVTLTFADGTDPYFARQRVRNRLPDVSLPDGVSSSMSPMSPPSGLVYRYVLQSTDRSPMELKTLNDWVVAPQYRAIPGVADDSGFGGGTMQYQVLLDPMKIASLGMSVAQVEAALAANNSNAGGGFYSQGGQFFYVRGLGRLETVQDIGNVVLAVHDGTPVLVSNVGTVKIGIAPRLGEFGYMNQDDAVEGVVLSLTGAKTENVLQQVEAKTTELNSEILPRDVKVHAFYDLTDLIQQTKGVVMHNLLLGMLLVIAVLIFFLYDIRAGLIVAVTVPLALLFAFLCLDLKGASANLLSIGAIDFGILVDGAIFMVENIFRELAARKGTEFNIREVIQTAASEVDRPLVYAVAVIVASFLPIYVLTGPSGTLFKPMADTMIFALVGSLLVTLTLLPVLCALLMRRGVTERRNAIYEKFKAWYVRGLERIERHAWRVTGASMLLLVLALVMMRGIGAEFMPHLDEGSLWVRATMPYTISFDEASKISPQIRKILGSFPVVTTVTSELGRPDDGTDSTGFFNDEFFVGLKPYSQWGGQYHSKQDLIAAIDKKLAVFPGIQFNYSQPAEDAVDEAETGLKSALAVKIYGPDLHVLQDKGKAIKQVMQKVRGITDLTLVHELGQPNLAIKIDRAKIARYGINVDDINKLIEAAIGGDVATQVAQGEKQFDLLVRLDPKYRDNPQQIGNIPVATPGGQQIPLKELADISVANGASFIYRENGSRYIGVQYSVTGRDLAGAVNDAIKQVAHDVKLPRGYRLEWGGEYQEYTASRAQMNVILPLTLLLIFGLLFVLYGNFKFPFITVVGVLLSAPFGAILAMWLTGTSFSVSSAIGFIVLFGVSVLTGVVYISCVNELRLSGMEIGKAIHEAAVLRLRPITMTALVAALGLLPAAIASGVGTDSQRPFALVIVAGMLSRLLIGMFLMPALYALVARNDDHLQV, from the coding sequence ATGCCACCTGAAGAGACTTCGTCGCGGCCGATCTCGCTGGTCAATCGCATCGTTGCGTTCGCCTTGCAGCAGCGCATGCTGGTGCTGCTGCTGGCCGTGGGGCTGGCGGCCGCCGGCGTGTGGGCTTACAACACGCTGCCGATGGATGCCTACCCGAACCTCTCGCCGCCGATGGTGGACATTGTCACCCAGTGGCCGGGCCATTCTTCCGAGGAAGTGGAGCGGCTGATCACGGTGCCGGTGGAGCTGGGCCTGAATGCCGTGCCCGGCATGGTCACCAAGCGTTCCATTTCGCTGTACGGCCTGTCGGATGTCACGCTGACTTTTGCTGACGGCACCGATCCGTACTTTGCGCGCCAGCGTGTACGCAACCGGCTGCCGGATGTCTCGCTGCCCGATGGCGTATCGTCATCGATGTCACCGATGTCGCCTCCCTCCGGCCTGGTCTACCGCTACGTGCTGCAGAGCACCGACCGTTCGCCGATGGAGTTGAAGACGTTGAACGACTGGGTGGTCGCGCCGCAGTACCGGGCGATCCCCGGCGTGGCCGATGACTCCGGTTTCGGCGGTGGCACCATGCAATACCAGGTGCTGCTTGACCCGATGAAGATCGCGTCGCTGGGCATGTCGGTCGCACAGGTCGAGGCTGCGCTGGCCGCCAACAACAGCAATGCCGGTGGTGGCTTCTATTCGCAGGGCGGGCAGTTCTTCTACGTGCGCGGACTGGGTCGTCTGGAGACGGTGCAGGACATCGGCAACGTGGTGCTGGCCGTGCATGACGGCACGCCGGTACTGGTCAGCAATGTCGGCACGGTGAAGATCGGCATTGCACCGCGACTGGGCGAGTTCGGCTACATGAATCAGGACGACGCCGTGGAAGGCGTGGTGCTGTCGCTCACCGGCGCGAAAACCGAGAATGTGCTGCAGCAGGTCGAGGCGAAGACGACCGAGCTCAATAGCGAGATCCTGCCCAGAGACGTCAAGGTCCATGCGTTCTACGACCTCACCGACCTGATCCAGCAGACCAAGGGTGTGGTGATGCACAACCTGCTGCTGGGCATGCTGCTGGTGATCGCAGTGTTGATCTTCTTCCTCTACGACATTCGCGCCGGTCTGATTGTCGCGGTGACCGTTCCGCTGGCGCTGCTATTTGCCTTCCTGTGTCTGGATCTGAAAGGTGCTTCGGCGAACCTGCTATCGATCGGTGCGATTGATTTCGGCATCCTGGTCGATGGCGCGATCTTCATGGTCGAGAACATCTTCCGTGAACTGGCTGCGCGCAAAGGAACCGAATTCAACATCCGTGAAGTGATCCAGACCGCTGCATCGGAAGTGGATCGCCCGCTGGTTTACGCGGTGGCCGTGATCGTCGCCAGCTTCCTGCCGATCTACGTGCTGACCGGACCATCCGGCACGCTGTTCAAGCCGATGGCGGATACGATGATCTTCGCCCTGGTCGGCTCGTTGCTGGTCACCTTGACGCTGCTGCCGGTGCTGTGTGCGTTGCTCATGCGTCGCGGTGTGACCGAACGACGCAATGCGATCTACGAGAAATTCAAGGCGTGGTATGTGCGCGGGCTCGAACGTATCGAGCGGCACGCGTGGCGGGTGACCGGTGCGTCGATGCTGCTGCTGGTGCTGGCCCTGGTGATGATGCGCGGTATCGGTGCCGAGTTCATGCCACATCTGGATGAGGGTTCCTTGTGGGTGCGCGCAACCATGCCGTACACCATCTCGTTCGATGAGGCGTCGAAGATATCGCCGCAGATCCGCAAGATTCTCGGTTCGTTCCCGGTAGTCACCACGGTGACCTCGGAACTCGGACGGCCGGATGACGGCACCGATTCCACGGGTTTCTTCAACGACGAATTCTTCGTCGGCTTGAAGCCTTACTCGCAGTGGGGTGGTCAATACCACAGCAAGCAGGATCTGATCGCGGCGATCGACAAGAAGCTGGCGGTTTTTCCCGGCATCCAGTTCAACTACAGCCAACCTGCCGAAGATGCCGTCGATGAAGCGGAAACCGGCCTGAAGAGCGCGCTGGCGGTGAAAATCTACGGGCCGGACCTGCATGTGCTGCAGGACAAAGGCAAGGCGATCAAGCAGGTGATGCAAAAGGTGCGTGGCATCACCGACCTGACCCTGGTGCATGAACTGGGTCAGCCGAACCTGGCGATCAAGATCGATCGCGCGAAGATCGCCCGCTATGGCATCAACGTCGATGACATCAACAAGCTGATCGAAGCAGCCATCGGTGGCGACGTGGCCACCCAGGTGGCGCAGGGTGAAAAGCAGTTCGACCTGCTGGTGCGTCTCGACCCGAAGTACCGCGACAACCCGCAGCAGATCGGCAATATCCCGGTAGCCACGCCCGGTGGTCAGCAGATTCCGCTGAAAGAACTGGCCGATATCAGCGTGGCCAACGGCGCGTCGTTCATCTATCGCGAGAATGGTTCACGCTATATCGGGGTGCAATATTCGGTGACCGGGCGTGACCTCGCCGGTGCCGTGAATGACGCGATCAAGCAGGTCGCTCATGACGTGAAGCTGCCGCGCGGCTATCGACTGGAATGGGGCGGCGAGTACCAGGAGTACACCGCCTCGCGTGCGCAGATGAATGTGATTCTGCCGCTTACCTTGCTGCTGATCTTCGGTTTGCTGTTCGTGCTCTACGGCAACTTCAAGTTTCCGTTCATCACCGTGGTTGGCGTACTGCTGTCCGCACCGTTCGGCGCGATTCTCGCGATGTGGCTCACCGGTACGTCGTTCTCGGTGTCCTCTGCGATCGGCTTCATCGTGTTGTTTGGCGTGTCGGTGCTGACCGGTGTGGTCTACATTTCCTGCGTCAACGAGTTGCGCCTCAGTGGCATGGAGATCGGCAAGGCGATCCACGAAGCTGCGGTGCTGCGCCTGCGTCCGATCACCATGACTGCACTGGTCGCCGCGCTGGGCCTGCTGCCGGCGGCGATTGCCAGTGGCGTGGGCACCGATTCGCAGCGGCCGTTTGCGCTGGTGATCGTGGCCGGCATGCTGTCGCGGCTGCTGATCGGCATGTTCCTGATGCCGGCGCTGTATGCGCTGGTGGCGCGGAACGACGACCACTTGCAGGTGTGA
- the ggt gene encoding gamma-glutamyltransferase, with protein sequence MFDRNVTTHDAKPTRYVPPAFRGFSRRHRCLPAALMAVFSTMACAQSVNPDATGREPVSTREALQNARPVTARHAMVVSAQHLATMVGVDILKRGGNAVDAAVAVGFAEAVVHPCCGNIGGGGFMTLHLKDGRNRFLDFREKAPGKATPTMFQDADGNVVEGRSTQSYLGVGVPGTVMGFATALKAYGTMSLKQVMAPAIKLARDGYLLQQGDVDSLASGTEGFAQHANVAAIFLNHGKPFKVGERLVQKDLARTLELIANGGSKAFYEGPIAHAVVKGSDANGGILSLRDFADYTAQWEKPIQCEYRGYNIISAPPPSSGGTTLCLILQIIEPYPMAKWGYGSVNSVHTLVEAERRAFADRNTYLGDPAFVKNPIDTLLSAEHVAKLRATIAPDKATPSSEISGSLGAPEGNHTTHYSVVDKNGNAVAVTYTINFLFGNKQIAGDTGFFLNDEMDDFTAKPGIANGAGLVQGVINQIEPGKRPLSSMTPTIVLRDGKPFMLTGSPGSATIISSTLESFLNVVDFGMNMQQAVDAPRLHHQWYPDVVYVGQGLLTPKSQQALEAMGHKFEPFDGGAVEAILINRKTGLLEGANDPRRPAGLAAGY encoded by the coding sequence ATGTTCGACCGCAACGTGACAACCCACGACGCCAAGCCCACCCGATACGTGCCGCCGGCATTTCGTGGATTTTCACGCCGACATCGGTGCCTGCCCGCCGCACTGATGGCCGTATTCAGCACGATGGCCTGCGCCCAAAGCGTGAATCCTGATGCGACCGGTCGTGAGCCCGTCAGCACCCGCGAGGCACTGCAAAATGCCCGACCGGTCACCGCCAGACACGCCATGGTGGTCAGCGCGCAACACCTGGCCACGATGGTGGGCGTGGACATCCTCAAGCGTGGTGGCAATGCGGTGGATGCGGCGGTGGCGGTCGGTTTTGCGGAGGCCGTGGTGCATCCATGCTGCGGCAATATCGGCGGCGGCGGATTCATGACCCTCCACCTCAAGGACGGCCGCAACCGGTTCCTCGACTTTCGCGAAAAGGCGCCGGGAAAAGCCACGCCAACGATGTTCCAGGATGCCGACGGCAATGTGGTCGAGGGCCGCAGCACCCAGAGCTATCTCGGCGTGGGCGTGCCGGGCACCGTGATGGGTTTCGCCACGGCGCTGAAGGCCTACGGCACGATGTCGCTGAAGCAGGTCATGGCACCGGCGATCAAGCTGGCGCGCGACGGCTACCTGCTTCAGCAGGGCGACGTCGACAGCCTTGCTTCAGGCACCGAGGGTTTTGCCCAGCACGCCAACGTGGCGGCGATCTTCCTCAATCATGGCAAGCCGTTCAAGGTCGGCGAACGACTGGTGCAGAAAGACCTCGCGCGCACGCTGGAGCTGATCGCCAACGGCGGCAGCAAGGCATTCTACGAAGGACCGATCGCGCACGCTGTGGTCAAAGGCAGCGACGCCAACGGCGGCATCCTGTCGTTGCGCGACTTCGCCGATTACACCGCGCAGTGGGAAAAGCCGATCCAGTGCGAGTACCGCGGCTACAACATCATTTCGGCGCCCCCGCCGAGTTCGGGCGGCACCACGCTGTGTCTGATCCTGCAGATCATCGAACCCTACCCGATGGCAAAGTGGGGCTACGGTTCGGTCAACAGCGTGCACACCCTGGTCGAAGCCGAACGCCGCGCATTCGCCGATCGCAATACCTATCTCGGCGATCCGGCCTTCGTGAAGAACCCGATCGACACCCTGCTCTCAGCGGAACATGTGGCGAAACTGCGCGCCACCATCGCGCCGGACAAGGCCACACCATCCTCCGAGATCAGCGGCAGCCTCGGTGCACCCGAAGGCAACCACACCACGCACTACTCGGTGGTCGACAAGAACGGCAACGCCGTGGCGGTCACGTACACCATCAATTTCTTGTTCGGCAACAAACAGATCGCCGGCGACACCGGCTTCTTTCTCAACGACGAAATGGATGACTTCACCGCCAAGCCAGGCATCGCCAACGGCGCCGGTCTGGTGCAGGGCGTGATCAATCAGATCGAGCCGGGCAAGCGCCCGCTGAGCTCGATGACGCCCACCATCGTGTTGCGTGACGGCAAGCCGTTCATGCTCACCGGCAGCCCTGGCAGCGCGACCATCATTTCGTCCACGCTGGAGAGCTTCCTCAACGTGGTCGACTTCGGCATGAACATGCAGCAGGCCGTCGATGCGCCGCGCCTGCACCACCAGTGGTACCCCGACGTGGTTTATGTCGGTCAGGGTTTGCTGACGCCGAAGTCACAGCAAGCGCTGGAAGCGATGGGACACAAGTTCGAGCCGTTCGACGGCGGCGCCGTCGAAGCGATCCTGATCAACCGCAAGACGGGTTTGCTGGAAGGCGCCAACGATCCACGACGCCCGGCGGGGCTGGCTGCCGGTTACTGA
- a CDS encoding serine hydrolase domain-containing protein, with protein sequence MHKLIAGLAIATVLAGCSSGVKPVDPIDALMQRYSGDVPGASLLVIKDGKAIVNRSYGLSNVEDHDDAAPATNYRLASVSKQFTAAAILLLAENGRLHLDDTARRWLPSLPEVTAGVTLRQLLTHTGGLVDYEDLIPAGTTDQVSDQDVLRMLSATAKTYFAPGTAYRYSNTGYVLLGLVVEQASGVSLPLFLQQHIFQPLHMDHTLLYERGGPPIDHRAYGYSEENGHWTRTDQSVTSATRGDGGIYSSVEDLAKWDAALYDNRLLSDASRNLAFTAHVKVTGEPYEAGYGYGWRITGDTLWHSGESIGFRNVIVRWPKQHLTVILLSNRNDPEPYRSALAIAQPYLQEP encoded by the coding sequence ATGCATAAGCTCATCGCTGGCCTCGCCATCGCCACCGTCCTCGCCGGCTGCTCATCGGGCGTCAAGCCGGTCGATCCGATCGATGCGCTGATGCAGCGCTACAGCGGTGATGTGCCCGGCGCTTCGCTGCTGGTAATCAAGGATGGCAAGGCGATCGTCAATCGCAGTTACGGCCTGTCCAACGTGGAGGACCATGACGACGCCGCGCCAGCGACCAACTATCGGCTGGCCTCGGTCAGCAAGCAGTTCACCGCGGCAGCCATCCTGCTGCTGGCAGAGAATGGCCGTCTGCATCTGGACGATACCGCGCGCCGCTGGTTACCGTCGCTGCCGGAGGTCACCGCCGGCGTCACCCTGCGCCAGTTGCTCACGCATACCGGCGGACTGGTCGACTACGAAGACCTGATTCCCGCCGGCACGACCGATCAGGTGAGTGATCAGGATGTGCTGCGCATGCTGTCAGCCACCGCGAAGACCTACTTCGCACCCGGCACCGCTTACCGTTACAGCAACACCGGCTACGTCCTGCTCGGGCTGGTGGTGGAGCAGGCCTCGGGCGTCAGTCTGCCGCTGTTTCTACAGCAGCACATCTTCCAGCCGCTGCACATGGATCACACCCTGCTGTACGAACGCGGCGGGCCGCCGATCGATCATCGCGCCTACGGTTACAGCGAGGAAAACGGCCACTGGACGCGCACCGACCAAAGCGTCACCAGCGCCACTCGCGGCGATGGCGGCATCTACTCCTCGGTCGAAGATCTGGCGAAGTGGGACGCCGCGTTGTATGACAACCGTTTGCTCAGCGACGCCTCGCGCAACCTGGCCTTCACCGCGCACGTCAAGGTCACCGGCGAGCCGTATGAAGCCGGCTACGGTTACGGCTGGCGCATCACCGGCGACACGCTGTGGCATTCCGGCGAAAGCATCGGCTTCCGCAACGTCATCGTGCGCTGGCCGAAGCAGCATCTGACGGTGATTCTGCTCAGCAACCGCAACGACCCGGAGCCTTATCGCAGCGCACTGGCGATCGCCCAACCGTACTTGCAGGAGCCGTAA
- a CDS encoding N-acetylmuramoyl-L-alanine amidase, with the protein MFESIRAPRPLRGAALLLLIALLGACAYAPRNPLATWVPSPNHDLRRPVLIVLHYTNQHSVQASLETLRTANSGGPVSSHYLVGADGHIYQLVSDQLRAWHGGPGRWGTITDINSASIGIELDNDGVTPFAKPQIDSLLRLLSDLTERLHIPRTQIVGHQDFAPARKDDPGPLFPWQQLAAAGFGRWPQGALVDPPAGFDPWMALALIGYPLDDRAATVRTFHNHFRGLGGDELDAQDSRILYNLAQQIETTGGEPASH; encoded by the coding sequence ATGTTCGAGTCCATCCGCGCACCGCGTCCACTGCGTGGCGCTGCTTTACTGCTTCTGATCGCGCTGCTTGGCGCCTGTGCCTACGCGCCACGCAATCCGCTGGCGACGTGGGTGCCATCGCCAAACCACGACCTCCGCCGGCCGGTGCTGATCGTGCTGCATTACACCAACCAGCATTCGGTGCAGGCAAGCCTGGAAACGCTGCGCACCGCCAACAGTGGTGGCCCGGTGAGTTCCCATTACCTGGTCGGCGCGGACGGCCATATCTACCAACTGGTGTCCGACCAGTTGCGTGCGTGGCATGGGGGCCCGGGTCGCTGGGGCACGATCACCGACATCAACTCGGCTTCGATCGGCATTGAACTGGACAACGATGGCGTTACTCCCTTCGCCAAGCCGCAGATCGATAGCCTGCTGCGCCTGCTCAGCGACCTCACCGAGCGCCTGCACATTCCGCGCACGCAAATCGTCGGTCATCAGGATTTTGCGCCGGCACGCAAGGATGACCCTGGCCCGCTGTTTCCCTGGCAACAACTGGCCGCCGCCGGCTTCGGACGCTGGCCACAGGGCGCGCTGGTCGACCCACCCGCCGGTTTCGATCCGTGGATGGCGCTTGCCTTGATCGGCTATCCGCTGGATGACCGCGCAGCTACCGTGCGGACCTTCCACAACCACTTTCGTGGCCTCGGTGGCGACGAGCTCGACGCGCAGGATTCGCGCATTCTGTACAACCTCGCGCAGCAGATCGAGACAACCGGCGGCGAACCGGCGAGCCACTGA